In one Lolium rigidum isolate FL_2022 chromosome 3, APGP_CSIRO_Lrig_0.1, whole genome shotgun sequence genomic region, the following are encoded:
- the LOC124698477 gene encoding serine/arginine-rich splicing factor SC35-like, translating into MAHFGRSGPPAIRDSFSLLVLNVSFRTTANDLFPLFDRCGDVVDIHIPRDRRTGDSRGFAFVRYKYEDEAQRAVDKLDGRRVDGRDIMVQFAKYGPNAERIQKGRIVEEIPKPGGRPRSRSPRPRYRDDYRDRDYRRRSRSRSADRYERDRPRDKDFRRRSLSRSVSPDYDRRHSRRSRSPARRSPSRSRSNSPRAATPSKQGHHRSPRSQSPT; encoded by the exons ATGGCGCACTTCGGGCGCTCCGGGCCGCCGGCGATTCGCGACTCATTCTCCCTCCTCGTCCTCAATGTCTCCTTCC GCACGACGGCCAACGACCTCTTCCCGCTCTTCGACCGCTGCGGCGATGTCGTCGACATCCACATCCCCCGCGACCGCAG GACTGGGGATTCACGGGGGTTCGCGTTCGTGAGGTACAAGTACGAGGACGAGGCGCAGAGGGCCGTTGACAAGCTTGATG GGAGGAGAGTGGATGGGAGGGATATCATGGTGCAGTTTGCCAAGTACGGCCCCAATGCTGAAAGGAT TCAAAAGGGAAGGATTGTGGAGGAAATTCCGAAGCCAGGGGGTCGCCCCAGAAGCCGCAGTCCAAGACCGAG GTATCGAGATGATTACCGGGACAGAGACTACAGAAGGAGAAGCCGTAGCCGAAGTGCAGATAGATATGAACGGGACAGGCCCAGAGATAAAGACTTCCGTCGCCGTAGCTTGAGTCGCAGTGTTAGCCCTGATTATGACAGGAGGCATAGCAGGCGGAG CCGCTCACCTGCACGGAGAAGCCCTAGTCGTAGCAGAAGTAACTCACCTCGGGCAGCAACTCCTAGCAAGCAGGGGCATCACCGTTCTCCACGCTCTCAAAGCCCGACCTAG